The following proteins are encoded in a genomic region of Sorangiineae bacterium MSr12523:
- a CDS encoding RICIN domain-containing protein, whose protein sequence is MKSTFISSLFTVVLCAASMGCAATTDAESEIDSKETSSELLPDEVRRFINLATSQCMDSNSAGSAYTLGCNGGNYQIWNIHPWRDNTYEIKNIATGRCLATHGGPNYDNDAYTAPCNKDDQLQSWYMNVYGNGTRRFSNQATGKCLDTHGGDLYTRPCNDGDNERWLWN, encoded by the coding sequence ATGAAGTCCACGTTCATTTCCTCGCTCTTTACGGTCGTGCTTTGTGCTGCGTCCATGGGCTGTGCTGCTACGACGGACGCCGAATCGGAAATCGATTCGAAGGAAACGAGCTCCGAGCTGCTCCCGGACGAAGTGCGCCGCTTCATCAATCTTGCCACGTCGCAATGCATGGATAGCAACTCTGCAGGCTCTGCGTACACGCTCGGCTGCAACGGCGGCAATTATCAAATCTGGAATATCCACCCGTGGAGGGACAATACGTACGAGATCAAAAACATCGCAACCGGTCGCTGCCTCGCCACCCACGGCGGTCCCAATTACGACAACGATGCCTATACGGCGCCGTGCAACAAAGACGATCAGCTGCAAAGCTGGTACATGAACGTCTACGGGAATGGCACGCGGCGGTTCTCCAATCAAGCCACGGGAAAGTGCCTCGATACGCACGGGGGCGATCTCTATACGCGTCCCTGCAACGACGGCGACAACGAGCGGTGGCTTTGGAATTGA
- a CDS encoding TetR family transcriptional regulator translates to MTSTASRRRPARAPHPSRSPRAPQLPQAPAELTGAALTREKLLQAAHELLFEHGGTEPSVSQICERAGVQVAMVSYCFGGKAQLFEALVERAVQGIVGELERLAAQGLEPEQMLRVHVRAMVKNFVRFPYVRQLFERSHSRDRRVVRAATLFAEPALAFYRDLFARGARLRKFRKVDATLFFFSLLGMCEFLFTARALFPTTGEAFDDALVERFSEHTVELILQGVTRGSDPGK, encoded by the coding sequence GTGACCAGTACCGCTTCCCGTCGCCGACCCGCCCGCGCGCCGCATCCTTCGCGGTCGCCGCGCGCACCGCAGCTGCCGCAAGCCCCCGCGGAGCTGACCGGGGCGGCCCTCACGCGGGAAAAGCTGCTTCAGGCGGCCCACGAGCTTCTTTTCGAACACGGTGGCACCGAACCGTCGGTGAGCCAGATCTGCGAGCGGGCCGGCGTTCAGGTGGCCATGGTGAGCTACTGCTTCGGGGGCAAGGCGCAGTTGTTCGAGGCCCTGGTGGAACGCGCGGTTCAAGGCATCGTGGGAGAGCTCGAACGGCTCGCGGCACAGGGGCTCGAGCCCGAGCAGATGCTTCGCGTTCACGTGCGGGCGATGGTGAAAAACTTCGTCCGCTTTCCCTACGTGCGCCAACTCTTCGAGCGCAGCCACAGTCGTGATCGACGCGTCGTTCGCGCGGCAACGCTCTTTGCCGAGCCTGCGCTGGCCTTTTACCGGGATCTCTTTGCGAGGGGCGCGCGGCTCCGGAAATTCCGCAAGGTGGATGCGACGCTGTTCTTCTTTTCGCTCCTGGGAATGTGCGAGTTCCTCTTCACGGCGCGCGCGCTATTTCCGACCACCGGAGAGGCGTTCGACGATGCGCTCGTGGAGCGCTTCTCGGAGCACACCGTCGAGCTCATTCTGCAAGGCGTGACCCGGGGAAGCGACCCGGGGAAGTGA